The sequence CACAGGGTGTGCGGTGCCGGAATTGGACCAGGACTTTACTGCGGCCTAGATCCGAGATGTCTTCTTCTCCCTCAACGTCAAATCTGCCCCTGGCCCGGATGGCGTAACATGATGCTcaggaatctcgatgatgagtcgatcgacttcctcactgaaaggattaatgaagtctggcgcagtggacaggtccccacacaatggaagacggcctgcacggtactcatccccaaacccggtaaaGCATCAGGCATCGACAATCTCAGACCAATTTCCCTCACGTCCTGTGTCGATAAGGTCGCAGAGCATGCCCTGCTCAACCGGCTCAAGGTGCACATTGAGACCAATGACATGTACACCCACAATATGATTGGTTTCAAAGCCGGCCTctcgacacaggacgccatgaaggTGATAAAGCATCAGATCATCGACCGGAGCACAGGAGATACCAGAGCCATCCTTGGATTATACCTGCAGAAGGCCTTCGGCAATATCTCACACGAATTCATTCTCCAGTCTATTGCCGGCCTCGGGCTCGGGAAGAGGGCCTACGACTTCGTCCGATCCTTCCTTAGCCAAATAACTGCCAAGATCAAGATCGAAGGATACCTCTCGCAAGAGATCACCCTCGGTTCACGCGGCACGcctcagggctcagtcatctcgccaacattattcaacatcgcaatgatcgggctttcCAAGGAGCTCGCGAAGATTCAAGGAATCAACCATAccatgtacgcagatgacatcaccatctggtgcgtcgGCGGGAGCGACGGCCAAGTTGAGGCCGCTATGCAGAGCGCCATCGATGCGACTGAGCACTTCCTCCACCCCAATGGGCTCAGATGTTCTCCATCCAAATCTGAActacttctctacaagaaaagacccagaggcggcggccatcgGGATTTGAAACCGGCGCCCGAAtgcgaaatacggcttttcactggtgacgggtccccggtgcccagagtggactcgctccgaatattggggatgtatatcgagtctaacggtgccaatggaaccgcacttagaaagatcaccgccaagacggagagtgctctcggcctcattcggaggatcgccaacaggcaccggggaatcaaggaagacaatcggATCCGCATTACACATGCTTTTGTCCTCTGCCACCTTTCGTACTCGGCGGCCATGCATGattggcatgttgcagagagAAACAAGCTCAATTCTCTCATCAGAAAGGTCTCGGCTTACCTGTCAGCACCCATACCGAAAACCTGCTCaagctcggagtccacaacacgctcgaagaaataatcgaggcacaagagcgctcacagctgctcaggctatcTAGCAACCCGGTGGGCCGCAAGATACTCTATGAGATGGGCCTCAaccctgtcgaccagtgcccaGACGCCATgcggattcccagcgacatcaggtctcaactgcacatcgcgcccATTCCCCGCAATAGGCACCCTGCaaacaacgtcggcagacgtcgggccaggggtacagctctactcgagcatgtccgcaacaaccacattgaggcaagcttcgtggatgccgcggcatatgtccatcaagaggcattcgccgtctccatcgtTGACTCCAATTccaggctcacttgctgcgctacggtacgcacttcgaggcccgtggtagccgaacaggttgcaatcacgctggctgtgctcgatggtcgcagagaggcaatatacAGCGATtaaaaggcagccattaaggcctaccaaaccgggattgtctcccctcaggccctccgcattctccaaagcgccaaaagtataTCTCCGCATTCTGTcacttggtttcccgctcacttggggtcgactgaGGGCTCTCCTAACCCTAACAAAGGTGCGCACGAGGCCTCGCGACGACTCGCTGACCGCGCCGCCTCCGCAGTCTCCCTGCCCCGCGAGGAACCTTTGCTCACGTTACATGATCGTTACCTCACACTACTGCCTATCAAGACGGGcattccccctcccgcaccccgccttatgcagggcgcgggcggtgaCCTTTCGACTTTGACAAGCCCGTGCGTATCCtaaccttgcggttcttcatgcAGTATACCCTGAAAGAACTAACGGCAACATTGGACCACGTGTTGTGGGAGtgcgaagccatcggctcctccttcagcgaggataggtgggctgcgctcttgggcagcctcgaactcaacgaccaaaccctggccgtccagagtgcccgcgattgggccgtcaagctcggcttggcggtcccaaTACGTGGGACTaaccgggtggcgcggggtctcccctgcgtcttctctggacctattaaagttatttcactcactcacccggggttctttaacgtgcacttaaatctaagtacacaggtgttttcgcatttcgcttccatcgaactgcggccgccgtggccggcatttgatcccgcgatctcgtgctcagcagacgagcatcatagccactaagcaaccacggcgggtaagaaatGGGGATCATGTACAGTATAATGGGGATGGTGCAGGAATAAACGAACTATGTGGCACAATTAGGGGTTAACTAAAAATTGGTAAaactttgttttcttcctttctcaagGCGATATATTGAATACTAACAAAATTTCCCCGATGCAGCAATTTGACATTTAGGGAGAATGTAGGCCACATTATTCGTTacgtgcagcacatttttttgtAGGTTAATTGCGTGTTTTGGAAATATTTAAGGAATAGCTGTTTTCTTCCttatttttatgcgttatacgcCTGAGATGTAGATGATTTTCCAGGTCCCATGGGTGTATAAAGCAAACATTACGATTAGGAAGCATGTTGCCGGTTGTCGATGTCTTCGAGCTAGCGCAGGTTTCCATTGTCACATGCCCCCAATCTTAATGATGGTTCAACTGAGAACGGGAGCGCTCTCTTTGATGACCGGCCTTCATTTGTTGCATATAAGACCGTTCTCTTTCGCGTGGGCTGCTCGTAGAAGTACTCCGGAAAACGCGGCAAGATTGTGGGTACCGCATCAGACCGGAGCCCAGGCTTTCCACGCTGTGTAGATACTTCCTGGCCTTCAATGATATGCACATAGTGCCTCAGTAGGTACTTTGCATCAAAGTGCAGCTCACAAATGAAGTCGGTGGCTTCCAAAGGGCCGACCGGAGCGGTGAAGATTGAGCTCCCCCACGCGTCGCCTTTATTCATCTTTAGGGACTCCGAAGAGCGAGAGCTTGGCTTGGCCCTGCAATCCACTGTATACGGTTTTACAACCCACTACACAACAGTAGTTCATTCATCGAGATGTGCTCATCCTCTTTCTTCGAACACTCTGCCAAGTCGCCGAGTTACGAGACCAACTATAGACATATGCGAGGGCCGTCTGCGCGCGTAAAAATCGTGCAGACGGCATCGTTTGACGGAAGCGAGGAGCCTCAATTCATGGCAAACAGTAattttattgtattcttttttttttgggcaTATACTAGGAACAAAAACTCACGAAAAACACACAGGAACGATGATGTGTCGAGCAGACGACAGCTCGGCCATGCCGCTGTCGGTAAGCGCAGTTCCGCCGGACTGCCGAGGCACCGGATTGGCCGGCACGTCAGAAGAAGGAGGGGCTTTCAGAAGAAATCGATTGTAGCGTTGCCGCGAATTCCAACGTCCTTTGCTTCACTCTCGCCGCTTGCCGTGGTCTCCGTTAGGCACACTCCCCCACACTAGTACACTCTACCGTTATGTCAGCGACAAACCaccccattttctttttttgctggcaCCGTCGTGGCTGGCACATGGAGCTTTCGATTTGAATAGTAAGGCCAAGCCCGTCCATGCCAAGTGCGGCATTGAAAAACATAGCAGCGGACAGCGGGTAAGTCCCTTTCATGTTTTCCAGGGTAGCAGAAAGTGTAACATCAATCTGTGCAGGGGAGAACTAGATGCATAAGCGCATGTTTTTAATTAGCGAACAGCGTAGACAGAACCTTCATCAATTACATAGTGAATGAGGAGACGGCTTCGCGCGACTTTGCCATGGAGCTCTTTCTGTCGGATGGAACGGGTGCTGGAACTCACGGCGTCGCTTCGCCTGTAGAATAAAATCACCAAAGCTGCTCTCCAAAGGTTTGTGACGTTTTATGCCGGGTTGCGGAAGTGGACAGTTTCAACGAGATGATTTCAGTGTTTCTGACAGCCTCACGGCTAAGAAGGTGAAAAgtattcgttaaaaaaaaaaaaaaaaacgttgacaTTATTAATATTGCCGTAAAGATCAACATTCGAAGGCCAGTAGTCAATTGCTTTGGTGTTTCATGCAataattttgtgcttcagtgcttGCATGTGTGTGATATAAATTCTTTAGTTTGTCATTTCTCTGTATTTAGATGTAGGTTGTTTTTGACAATGTACTGCTTATTAGTGCTTTCAGTGACTCATATGGACTCTCGTGCGGTAGTCCTGAACATGGCGTCACCCATTATTCCCCCTCCTTATCTGCCTTCTGgtttggattggcgcggctcgctacaggcttgcgcgcgcttttccgagTGCAGATTGGTGTGCGCCTGGTTTGTGCACTGGGCTTTTATACGATCGCTTTGCGTAGCTGCGGTGGCTAGAAGCCTTCTAGCCACCGTAGCGCTCACGTAGCGCTGCTTTCCTCTGGATTGATTCGGCGCGGCTTGGTGCAGCTGCAGAGGcttggtgtgcgcctgctttttgcaCTGGGCATTCAACACgtcgctcgctgctcgcgcttaTGCTGGCGCGACCTCCACTCGGTGGCCCTAGGAAGATTGTGCAAATTGGTGAATGCCTCCTTCGCGGCAATCGAAAGTCCAATCGAGGGCGAGCCGCCAAAATTACGGCGGCATTGCAGGTCGTGGAGCATGGGTATTCGGCATGATCTGTACGACCACCggggagctccgacttttccagGTCGACCGACAAggcgcggcaacgctaggccccATTATTGCAGCCAATGTTGAACCGGGGACCACCATCCACAGTCATGAATGGGCCGCGTACAACTGCATCCCAAACTTAGTGGATGCTAACGGAGCAAGCTCCAATCTGCAATGGGAAACAGTAACCCAAAGCGTGAACTTTGTGGAACCGAACACGGGCGCTCACACGCAAGAAATAGAAAGTTATTGGCagaaagtgaagcgccacctcctttccgccggctacagggtaactgcaccgctgctggagtcgcacctcacatggctgtggTGGGAGTCAATGGCCACTCGCGTTGCAAAGACTCATTTCTGCGTGTTAGAAACCATCGCTCGGCGCTACCCTGTATGAAGACTTTCCTCCGCTTGTTAAAAGCCATCGCTCGGTGCTACCCAGTGTAAAGGTACATCACAAtgtaatggaaaataaagcgcagtTTTCTGgccctttgcttttgtatgaatgTTTCCCGGCATTGCTGCGCGCTCACATGCGCGGTATGCACGCGGCACAGCACTTCCGCGCAGAGCGACGCTCACTTCGTCTTCATATAtaagcgcgagcagcgagcgatgcgttgaaagcccattgcaaaaaaattggctggggcttagctaaggttaagcctggctATATCGAAGCGAAAacgttcggtgatgcttatggtttagcttatggttatgctttatgatttaccctatggttatgcttacggtttcacttatggatatgctttggttagcttacggttatgctatacgtgtgccttgtgtagttatgcaaattgcttatcaatgatatataccttAAATTATGCAGGATTATCAagcttctttattcatcattgttgggcacattgtcttgcgatttctgtacggccataaacacagctctctgcatcggtagtatcactctcttctccttccatgttgaatgcgcacgcctattctctggcaagcggttacatagtcggcctccgcgataaacacgtgcttgcggcgaacgtcaaacgatgacgcgcagcgcgcggcagtggccacctgcgccgactccgaacacgcttacggaggcAATTCCGAcgtacgccggctcgcgcgaagcgcggtgttgactagcgcagtgaagcttttcgcttcgaAAGCAGGCGCATACCAAGCCTGTGCGCCTGCACCAAAGCCATCACTTCCACGCTACTTCGTCTTTATATATAAGCGCAAGCAGCTGAGGATGTGCTGAGGCCGGACAACAGGACTTGATAGGGATGTTTTCAGGTTGATGTGGGGACGTCCTGAGGATGTCCAAACGTAGTGAATATTATGCCCCGAGGATGTTCGGCGGATGTCCTGCGGATGTCATtgtgttaaaaaagaaattaaattatggggtttaacgtgccaaaaccactttctgattatgaggcacgccgtagtggaggactccgggaatttagaccacctggggttctttaacgtgcacctaaatctaagtacacgggtgtcatTGTGTTGTCTGGGGTCCTAGGTAATAGATTTCCGGAAGTTGTACGCGTGCGCTGACAGCCATTCAGAGCGGTTTCCGACGTCCGCTGCGGCGACTTGAGCCCCCGTGTTTTGGGGCCCTGGCCTGCTAGGCGTCAAAGTGCTTCTATTGTGACCAGAGCAGTTTCCTTTGGccggccagagagagagagagagaagtgcaaATTTGGTGGATTAATTATTTGATCACCCCTACCGCCGTGCGAGCGGGGGAGGATCTATTGTGCATTTATTTCCTCATACATGGCCTCCTAGAGTTCGCGCTGGCAGGTTTTGCTCCGGCCGTCCCATTCAGCGCGCTCCGCAGCAAAACAAGTGTAACGACACGGACGCCCGGCTGCCGCGAGGGGGCGCTGTTAGCCGAAggctcgcaataggggatcaaaaaatttggttgtggaagttcataacgcttcttttagagcgcagctctttggcgtccgttcctgggtttcgcgtcgtcgtcggcgttgtcgtcggcctcgtaaccagctccgcccccctttcatccccccagcgctagcagcgaccgactgataccgctggatgccgctgacgccgctagagagtcaagataacgtgactgcatagaacaccgtcgccgccatgcagaaagaggaggaaagggtccccccccccccctgttcttgtgtggcggatagggtgctcttcagttgccgacgcgccggttatttcacgtaggccccggcacgtcgacgaatacgtgaccaccttcccacggctagacctggttcttagcgctgcggaagcgagggtatcatattgtttgtgtcggcatcggcggcgttgtccctgaaaccaactccgcagctgaggttgactcactatcggcgtcagcggcatcagtcagtcgctgctatctcttccctcctccctttatcgtgttgtccgcttgctgcgcgcgcttctgcccccatcgtttgccgctgggtgtacacgccgcccccctcccccctcttcctgcgagtctccgattgtcaaagcgccggctcgaacttaattcctttcttcgctcctcctccaatgcaacccctgtgcggtggcaatcagagagccagatcggtggcggcggatctgtatgtgtgcaccgcccgagccgaaattgccgctgccgttcgccctgtgcggtggcaatcagagagccagatcggtggcggcggatctgtatatgtgcaccgcccgagccgaaattgccgctgccgttcgccactacTCTACCTGACCAATGTTGACAACGACTTCACATTCTACCACGGAAAAGCCAATCCGGACAGAAAGCTAGCCGATGAATTTCGTCGGTTGCAGTCCCACAAACTTGACACCATCACCGCCAAGTGCCTCGCCATGACTGAACAGCCGCACTACTTGTTGATCTCCGCTCTTAACGTACGCTCCCTTGCCGCACATGCCAAGGACGTACACCACGATCACATTCTGCGCCATTCCTCTGTACTTTGCTTTGCTGAAACCTGGATGGATCCCGAAGAGCCTCTCGAAATCATAGATTTCCTATACTGCTGTGGTGCTCGCAGAGAccacaacagagcggcgggagtcgctatctacttgcgcacaggtctctctgcaataccagtcgaaatgtttggcacgtcacatgaagttggcgaactgtgcgccgcaaagttgcccaacggcttgctggtagtagctgcctacttcgcccctaccgcactcacgaaagacgtcgtgcacttcctgcaactcgcattaaccgtccatcgatccacaccgatgttagtagtgggggactttaatgttgacataaagacaaacagcaatttcctaacacttatgcgggagaacatcccgttcctctcgctcgtaacgcgtcccacggctgtgacaacctcgcgaggcacttgtatagatctcgtctttgagaatcaagcattggtgtaccaagtcgaacatatatcagtctatttctccgaccacaaagcttccttcatgactgtcaagaactgttagtggagtctttgttaaaggaatacgtgtgaaaaataaaaaaaaaattctgtgatagcgcatacatgtgttgctcgatttctttgcctcaatctatcgaaaaggtgaaacagcttatttgctgcgctcaaatttcgcattaggaagtaacgtaatcgtcggtaattttttttctttcttttattgtttaacctaggttgAACATTAGGCAGtagaatagcaagagcttggtggaggCAAACGCCTCCAGCTTCATTAAAGACATTATTTCTCACAATCTCTGCGCCCTCCTTCGAAGCGAGGCCAATGAGGCTGATAATATAACCCTGACCGCGTGTTCAGGTGCATAACGCCTAAGTGTAGCCACTGGGCTTGTCAGATCAAAACGTACTGAATAAGAAAATTCGTGTGGTTGACGAGATACTGTTGTCCTTTGCATTTTCATGTTAACTCTACACAGCGATTATTGTCAGCTTGTTTCTGCAGTTAAAGatttacatttgcattttttcTTTCTAGGTTTCAGAAAGATTTCATAACAGCGCCAGCAAGCCCTCATCCAGCACCTCACTCTCTATAAAGGTGATTGCTAATTGGAAGACTTGAAGAACTGCTTACACGTCCCTGAGACAGGCTGCTCAAGGCAATATGATAAACCGGGAACTCCATCGTTCGGCTTCATCATAATAACGCTGGAACCGGTTAGAACCGGTCCCCTACAGTGATAAGCCTTAAACAAACCGCCCCCTCTGTGCGTTCCTTCACGATCGTGACGAAAATGATGTAGAAATGCTTAAAAACCTCTTCTGCCTGAAGTGTTGGGCCGTTGAGAGAATGACCAAGGCAATGAAAAGCGTGGCTCTGTGCCAAGACGCCAAAGTCAACGACTTCTTCGAGAAAGGGCTGGAACACAGCGACGAGCCCGACGAACCCGCATGCTGCAGGAGCGAACGTTCGCACCGTGGCCCTGCAGCGCTCGCATATCGAGAGTGCTCGGATGAGGAGGCGAGCGTGCTTCGACGCATGTTAACTGCGGGTCCGCCCGTGAAGAAGCTTTGCATACGGCGAATGTCGCTGAGGGCATTCAGGACCGCATTTGGCCGCCGCAAAGGGCGCTCCTCGCTCGAAGAACTTCACGTGCGCCACATTGTATGCGAAGAGGAGGAAGAATTCAGCGTCAACTTTTCCGGAGTGTTAGGCAGACTGCGTTCATTGCAGTTGTTCTGCTCGAACAACATGAGTGCCGCATTCGCGAAGGACATTGCAAACTACCTCCGAGAGAACACGACGCTGAGGGAATTCACCCTTGGGTGCTGCGGTGACGACGAGGTTCCCGCTGCGCTCATCGAAGCGCTAACGGTAAACAACACGCTCAAGGTATTTACCTTAGCGCGGAGGGCGTTGTCCTCCGAGACCGTGATGGCATTCGCGAAGATGTTGGCAGTTAACTGGACGTTGGAGGTGGTGCACCTTTTCGACGGGTGTTCCGTGGAAGTGGAAAAAGTGTCGGCTCTGCTGGAGGAGTACCCTTATAAGCAAATCGTCAGGAGGCTTCGCATAGTGTGGAGGGAGGAACTTGTGCCGGTGCTTACGAGGCTCATCCACGAAAAAGCGTGTTGGCCTGAGGTCTCCGTCGTCCTCAGCTCTTCGGTGGACCGGGATGTTCTCCGCGAGTTCTTCGACGCCGTGGCCACAGACACCACGATTCGTGCGCTCCACTTCTACCGGTGCGATGACACATTCGACGACCTCGCGGATGGCATCGCCTCGCTCGCAAGGCGGACGACGACTCTCAAGGAAATCGATAATCGTATGCGCGTCAAGCCGGGCAACGAGCAGCAGGTGGTCAAAGTTCTGGACGCCCTGAAAGAGAACCGTTCCGTCACCTCGTTCGTCATGTACGCAGACTCGGTGACGCCGGAAATAGCGTCGTCCCTGTCCGAGCTGCTGACCGTCAACGACACTCTGAACGAGATTTCCGTCTGCGAGGAGGGGGGAGTCACCGACGACATCCTGGCGACCCTCCTGCGAGGCATGAGAGAAAACTACACAGTGACGCACATCATCGTTGGCCAGGAGCCTGACTATCACTCCGAGGCTTTCCTCGAAATGGAGCAGCTCGTGCAGAGGAACGGTCGTCTCCACGACAAAGCGGCGTGGTTCGTGACTGCAGGTCGCGACCGCGAGAGCGACCCCGAAGGAGCGGACGCGCTGGCGATCGTGCGCACGAGCGCGACCATGGTCGAATTGGTGCAGGACCTCACTGGAATGAGGAACCACGCTGTGGCGAAGCTGGTACGCGCAGCCTTGGATCGTCTACGTGCCCAAGGGGAGCGTCTTGAGCGAAGCCCGAGTGTTTTGACCCGATCGCGTTCCTCGCTTTCCGATCGGGATTGACAACTGTCGAGTGGAAAGTAAGCGCTCTCGAGAGCACTGAGGACGTGGATGCGGCCGAAGTTCACCGCGTTCCTGCTGATATAGTGCGAAGTGAAAACGCTGCACTGCAAGCACGCCTTGACGACTTTGAGGAGCGTTCCCGCCGTGAAAACTTAATCatgtatggaaaaaaaaaaaacaatttttcagaAAGCTGGGCTCGCACACCGAAGAAGCCGTACGAGCCGTTCTTGCAGATCATCCACCTGTAGAACTTCCTGCAGACGCAATTTCACGAGCGCATTGACTTGGCTCTTTTGTCACCGGCAGAAATCGTCCTATAGCTGTTAAGTTTGCTTCGTTTGAAACAAGAGCGCCTGTTTCAGCGCACATCTCGAAACTGAAAAATACGGGAGTCGCTCTACAAGAAGACTTTTGTAAAGCAACGAGGCAGATACGTAAAAAAGCTCATAGATTTCGCCAAAGCCACCACACAACCCTACAAGCTATAAGATATAATCGATTACATATAAATAAAGAATACTACGTCTACTGCAAAGAAACTGGTAACGTCTGTGAAATAGATTCCCCTATCGCTTCTGCGTCTGGTAACCGCGTATCTTCATCAGATCCGCAACACGTTGCTGGTTTCCCTCGGGCACATGCCTCCTATAATGATGCAACTTCCAATGTGTCACACCCGCATAGTGCTCCGACTTAGGAATGAGCGGCCGTTCAGGCGAAGCACATCGCCGACTATTCCTTTCTTGTGATCAGAAGTATATTAAAGAAGCGCGATACCTTATCCTGTTTAATGCACACGTGCGTAGCGGATATTGTTGTTTTAAACGAGACTTGGTTGTCAAGTAAAGCGAGGAATTGTGAACTCTTGTGAAAAGACAGACATGACTGAAGTGACCGATCAGGGGGCGGTGTTTAGATTGCCGTTTCTGAAGGCATAAATTTTTACGTCCTCCCGATTCAATCAGAGCTTGAATTTCTCTGTACATGCGTTACCTTAAACCATCACGATGTCATTGTTTGTGCGTGTTATCGGCATCCGCTTTCTGCCACCACTTTGTGTGAACCTTACGATAGTCTGTTGTGTCTCGATACCCGAAAGCGCCAATTTTtcttatgggcgacttcaattttcCAGGTATTCAGTGGAACGATTCCAACCCCATTGTAACTACTAATTCATCCGAGTGTATAGCCTTCATTGACCTCTGTTCTGCATTTAATCTTTCCCAACTCGTACAAGAGCCAACTCGCGTTACCCCTTCATGTGCAAATGTActccgacctcgtgctcaccaacTATCCCGATTCTGTCTCTTCCCTAACCCTACTGGCAAGTCTAAGTGATCACCTTGCAATCCATTTTACTACGCCATCGCGCTCGAGCTGCACATCGAAGCATTCGAAAATAATCCGCGATTACGGGAGAGCACTTTCAAGCCATTAATACTGCTTTGGAAAAGTTCGTTGACGAGTTCTTACCGCAGTTCTGGGAACGCACAGTACAAGAGAACT comes from Dermacentor andersoni chromosome 9, qqDerAnde1_hic_scaffold, whole genome shotgun sequence and encodes:
- the LOC140213211 gene encoding uncharacterized protein, yielding MQPLCGGNQRARSVAADLYVCTARAEIAAAVRPVRWQSESQIGGGGSVYVHRPSRNCRCRSPLLYLTNVDNDFTFYHGKANPDRKLADEFRRLQSHKLDTITAKCLAMTEQPHYLLISALNVRSLAAHAKDVHHDHILRHSSVLCFAETWMDPEEPLEIIDFLYCCGARRDHNRAAGVAIYLRTGLSAIPVEMFGTSHEVGELCAAKLPNGLLVVAAYFAPTALTKDVVHFLQLALTVHRSTPMLVVGDFNVDIKTNSNFLTLMRENIPFLSLVTRPTAVTTSRGTCIDLVFENQALVYQVEHISVYFSDHKASFMTVKNC